One Thiocapsa sp. genomic window, GTGACCCCATGATCGACCTGCATCGGCGAAAAGGGGTCACGCCCTTTCCGATGCTTAATCCGATCGATAGCGGCGTCAGTGCCTCGGCCGGCTGTCGGGCCGAAGCCGACCCCACACTGTAGGTCGGACTTAAGTCCGACGAGACCTTGCAGCAAACCTCGGCGGCCTGTCGGGCTGAAGCCCGACCCACACTGTAGGTCGGACTTAAGTCCGACGAGACCTTTCAGGAAGCCTCTGCGGCTGTCGGGCTGAAGCCCGACCCACACGGTGGGTCGGACTTAAGTCCGACGAGACCTTGCAGCAAACCTCGGCGGCCTGTCGGGCTGAAGCCCGACCCACACGGTAGGTCGGACTTCAGTCCGACGAGACCTTGCAGGAAGCCTCGGCGGGCTGTCGGGCTGAAGCCCGACCCACACTGTGGGATGATGTACTTGCCGTCAAAGCCGTCCGATCCAGTACGCAGGTCGCCGGCGATGATGCGCGATTGCCAGTACCTCCACCGATCCTGAACGCTCGCGATACAGAACCTTATAAGGTTGGGGTGGCCGGGCGCCGCGGAGCGGGTGACGAAGGAACCGTATCGATCGCGTGGTACGTCCCCGGTATCCTCCCGGGATCGACGACGTGCAGTCGTCCTCTTCCACCGGCCGGACGGTCCGAGGGGTCGCGCTCGACGCGACGATCTCGGGAACCGCACCGAACGCGCGTTGGCCGGACCCATCAGCGAGGCCGGTTGGTCGCCGATCGCGAGAACCGTGGTACGTCCCCGGTTTCCTGATGATAGCGGACTTGGCAGGGCGCTGACGCCTTGCTCCGCGCTCGAACTGACCTGTAATCGAAGTGAATTAAGTAAACTGTCCCCGGAATTCAATTCAGAAGTGAATTAAGTAAACTGTCCCCGGAATTCACCGCCCTCAAAACCGGGAAGAAGTAGCGGCGACTTCAGTCCCCCAAGGGTAGGGGCGACTTTAGTCGCCCAGAGGCAGGCGCGACCTCAGTCCCCCAAGGGTAGGGGCGACTTTAGTCGCCCAGAGGCAGGCGCGACCTCAGTCCCCCAAAGGCAGGCGCGACTTCAGTCGCCCAAAGGCAGGCGCGACATCAGTCCCCCAAAGGCAGGCGCGACCTCAGTCCCCCAAAGGCAGGCGCGACTTCAGTCGCCCAAAGGCAGGCGCGACATCAGTCCCCCAAGGGTAGGGGCGACTTCAGTCGCCCATGGGTAGCGGCGACTTCAGTCGCCCATGGGTAGGGGCGACTTCAGTCGCCCATGGGTAGGGGCGACTTCAGTCGCCCAGAGGTAGCGGCGACTTCAGTCGCCCAGAGGTAGCGGCGACTTCAGTCGCCCAGAGTCAGGCGCGACTTCAGTCGCCCAGAGTCAGGCGCGACTTCAGTCGCCCAGAGGTAGGGGCGACTTCAGTCGCCCGGAAACCAAGCCGCAGGAGCGAGGGGGCGACTAAAGTCGCCCCTACAGCCCCTACAGCCCCTACACGCCCCTACAGCCCCTACAGCCCCTACACGCCCCTACAGCCCCTACAGCCCCTACAGCCCCTACACGCCCCTACAAAACCCGATATGCATCTACACCAAGATATCCCCAACATCCCACGGAGTCGCCCCTACCCAAACCGCATCCCACAGAGAATAATCACCGACCGCCTGCACCAACCCCCGACGCAAGGGATTCGCAACGATATACCGCGCGATGTCCCGCAGCGTCTCATCTCGACGCACCGCATGATCGTGAAAACCACGCTGCCACACCGGAGCCGCCACCCCGGCGACCTCGCCGAGACGCCGTGCCGAGCGCCCCTTCAACCGCCGCATCACCGACGACAGATCCGCACCGTCGCCCAGCACGAACAACCAATGCAAATGATCCGGCATCACCACGAAAGCCAGACTCCGCACCTCCCCCGCCCGGTCCAGCAGCCGCATCTCGTCGACCAGGATCCGGCCCGACGTCAAATCCGCAAACACAGCCCGACGACCCTCGATCACCGTCGTCACGTGATACGCACGACCAGGCTCCGAGAACCGCCCCTTCAACAAATCGTCCCGAGACATATCCACCCCTGACCGCATCCATACGATGGCCGGCGCCGCATCATGCCGTGTAGGGACATGTAGGGGTAGCGGCGACTTCAGTCGCCCATGGGTAGCGGCGACTTCAGTCGCCCGGAAACCAAACCGCAGGAGCGAGGGGGCGACTAAAGTCGCCCCTACAACCCCTCCCGCCCGGCAGCGCTACTTGGCTGAACTCTGCTAATCCCCCATCTACCTCCCACGCTCTACCGCCATCGCTCGGCCGATCAATGAAGGTCGTGCCTGATCCTTGGCCTCGTGACGCGGAGCGTCGAGGC contains:
- a CDS encoding transposase, which gives rise to MSRDDLLKGRFSEPGRAYHVTTVIEGRRAVFADLTSGRILVDEMRLLDRAGEVRSLAFVVMPDHLHWLFVLGDGADLSSVMRRLKGRSARRLGEVAGVAAPVWQRGFHDHAVRRDETLRDIARYIVANPLRRGLVQAVGDYSLWDAVWVGATPWDVGDILV